A genomic region of Serinus canaria isolate serCan28SL12 chromosome 1A, serCan2020, whole genome shotgun sequence contains the following coding sequences:
- the ETFBKMT gene encoding electron transfer flavoprotein beta subunit lysine methyltransferase translates to MAFRGWNWLLLLGKQNTLAKVWRSRRGGPSLCWQRCCHWSSGKPLDPEVRAFLEENTEVTNRGHLTPEIRLRLLTPRCRFWREKPDLWPYGDPFWAIYWPGGQALSRYILDNPRVVKGRSVLDLGSGCGATAIAAVMSGASQVLANDIDPIAGMAMILNCELNHLNPFPITIKNIINSEAGNWDLIVLGDMFYDEQLADGLHHWLQKCIRIHQTEVLIGDPGRHQFLSHSIHSQLHKVIEYSLPESTRQENYGLTSSIVWSYQPSNSLDDS, encoded by the exons ATGGCCTTCCGTGGCTGGAACTGGCTTCTCCTCTTGGGCAAGCAGAACACCCTTGCCAAGGTGtggagaagcaggagaggaggcccctctctgtgctggcagcgCTGTTGCCACTGGAGCTCAGGCAAGCCTTTGGACCCCGAGGTGAGAGCATTTTTGGAGGAGAACACCGAGGTCACCAACAGAGGGCACCTCACCCCTGAGATCCGGCTGCGCCTCCTCACCCCCCGCTGCAGGTTCTGGAGAGAAAAGCCTGACCTGTGGCCTTATGGGGACCCATTCTGGGCAATTTACTGGCCAGGAGGCCAAGCCCTCTCCAG gtATATTTTAGATAATCCACGTGTGGTTAAAGGGCGATCGGTTCTGGATCTTGGAAGTGGCTGTGGAGCAACAGCAATAGCTGCTGTGATGAGTGGTGCATCCCAAGTCCTTGCCAATGACATTGACCCTA TTGCAGGAATGGCAATGATCTTGAACTGTGAACTGAACCACCTGAATCCCTTCCCCATCACCATTAAGAACATCATTAATTCAGAGGCTGGCAACTGGGACCTCATAGTTCTAGGAGACATGTTTTATGATGAACAACTTGCTGATGGTCTGCATCACTGGCTGCAGAAGTGCATCAGGATTCACCAGACTGAAGTGCTGATTGGTGACCCTGGCAGGCATCAGTTTTTAAGCCACAGCATTCACAGTCAGCTGCACAAAGTTATAGAATATTCATTGCCTGAGTCTACGAGACAAGAAAACTACGGGCTAACCTCAAGTATTGTCTGGAGCTATCAGCCCTCAAACAGCTTAGATGATTCTTGA